The following coding sequences are from one Deltaproteobacteria bacterium window:
- the aroF gene encoding 3-deoxy-7-phosphoheptulonate synthase, translating to MIIIMKRGASEGQIDHVIHWIESVGYNAHPSRGVERTIIGCVGDDRGKIQLTYAESFSGVEKTVPILKPYKLASREAREGETVIHVGRLRIGGGGFVVMAGPCSVESEEQMMESAYIAKKGGADILRGGAYKPRTSPYSFQGMEEEGLKLLKKAREKTGLPVITEVMSTMEVDLVEEYTDVLQVGARNVQNFSLLKRIGQCKKPVLLKRGMMTTIEELLMSAEYILSSGNAQVILCERGIRTFETATRNTLDISAVPVLKSLTHLPVIVDPSHAAGHWHYVRPLSRAALAVGADGILVEVHPDPAKAVSDGVQSLKPEKFYSLMEELRKIENLLKLQ from the coding sequence ATGATCATTATCATGAAAAGAGGGGCCAGCGAGGGGCAGATCGACCATGTCATCCACTGGATCGAATCCGTTGGCTACAATGCTCATCCATCGCGGGGTGTGGAGAGGACCATCATCGGTTGTGTTGGGGACGACCGGGGAAAAATTCAGCTCACTTATGCCGAATCCTTTTCAGGTGTGGAGAAAACCGTGCCGATTCTGAAACCCTATAAATTGGCAAGCAGGGAAGCCCGGGAGGGAGAAACGGTCATTCATGTGGGACGCCTGCGTATAGGCGGCGGTGGTTTTGTCGTCATGGCAGGTCCCTGTTCCGTTGAAAGCGAGGAACAGATGATGGAAAGCGCCTACATCGCCAAGAAAGGCGGGGCCGATATTCTTCGGGGCGGCGCCTATAAGCCACGCACCTCACCCTACAGTTTTCAGGGGATGGAAGAGGAGGGTTTGAAGCTCTTGAAAAAAGCCAGGGAAAAAACAGGCTTGCCGGTTATTACGGAGGTGATGAGTACGATGGAAGTCGATCTGGTTGAGGAATACACCGATGTGCTCCAGGTCGGCGCCCGGAACGTCCAGAATTTTTCACTCCTGAAAAGGATCGGGCAGTGCAAAAAACCGGTTCTTCTGAAACGGGGCATGATGACGACGATCGAGGAGCTTCTGATGTCGGCCGAGTATATTCTTTCATCGGGAAACGCGCAGGTGATTCTCTGTGAGCGAGGTATTCGCACCTTCGAAACGGCAACCCGTAATACCCTGGATATTTCTGCCGTACCCGTGCTCAAATCCCTGACGCATCTCCCGGTCATTGTCGATCCAAGTCATGCCGCCGGTCACTGGCACTACGTCAGGCCTTTAAGTCGGGCCGCCCTTGCGGTTGGTGCCGACGGCATCCTTGTTGAAGTCCACCCCGATCCGGCGAAGGCCGTTTCCGATGGGGTGCAATCCCTGAAACCGGAGAAGTTCTACAGCTTGATGGAAGAACTGCGTAAAATAGAAAACCTTTTGAAACTTCAGTGA
- a CDS encoding antibiotic biosynthesis monooxygenase, whose amino-acid sequence MALTKVLIERKVKPGQEQAFKKLMREVLSGAAHTHGFISGETLQSLSDPSVHVTISLWKDLSSWQDWINSPPRKKIQEEYDKALAEPMKVTTFHYE is encoded by the coding sequence ATGGCTCTTACGAAGGTTCTTATTGAGAGGAAGGTCAAACCAGGTCAGGAACAGGCGTTTAAAAAACTCATGCGCGAAGTACTCTCTGGAGCGGCACATACCCATGGTTTCATTTCCGGCGAGACCCTGCAGTCTCTGAGTGATCCCTCGGTTCATGTGACCATCAGTCTATGGAAAGATTTGTCATCCTGGCAGGATTGGATCAACAGCCCACCTCGTAAAAAAATACAGGAGGAATACGATAAGGCTCTGGCGGAACCCATGAAAGTTACCACTTTCCATTACGAGTGA
- the rmuC gene encoding DNA recombination protein RmuC: protein MRDTVVNNAFQTKTSVAGELKDFGNAVKKSVEDMIHFQRIHVETSTNQMNLFIKNSEERIERIRATVDSRLEQIQNDNARNIEQVRLTVDEKLQGTLERRLGESFRQVSERLEQVHRGLGDMQNLASGVGDLKKIFANVKSRGMWGEIHLENLLVDILSPAQYEKNVRTKERSNEVVEFAVKLPGGEEGEMPVWLPVDSKFPLEDYQRLIDARERGETQDATEAARMLEVRLKRCARDIHDKYLSPPRTTDFAVMYLPSEGLYAETVSRADLIAAMQREYRVLVAGPSTFAALLNSLQIGFRTLAIQKRTSEVWQILSVVKTEFGKFGEILQGVKKKLEQATNNMDDALKKSRIIQRRLRDVQRIDGSDKGRAEDEIMDDHVDD from the coding sequence ATGCGCGATACGGTGGTCAACAATGCGTTTCAGACAAAAACCTCCGTTGCCGGGGAGTTGAAGGATTTCGGGAATGCCGTGAAGAAATCGGTGGAGGATATGATCCATTTCCAGCGGATACATGTCGAGACCTCGACGAATCAGATGAATCTGTTCATAAAAAACAGCGAAGAACGCATTGAACGTATCCGTGCAACGGTCGATTCCAGGCTGGAACAGATCCAGAATGATAACGCCAGAAACATCGAACAGGTTCGCCTGACCGTAGATGAAAAACTACAGGGAACTTTGGAACGGCGCCTTGGCGAGTCGTTTCGTCAGGTTTCCGAACGACTGGAACAGGTTCACCGGGGCTTGGGTGATATGCAAAACCTTGCTTCGGGGGTCGGTGATTTGAAGAAGATTTTTGCGAATGTTAAATCCCGGGGCATGTGGGGGGAGATCCATTTGGAAAACCTGCTGGTCGATATTCTCTCACCCGCCCAGTATGAAAAAAATGTCCGGACGAAGGAACGGAGCAATGAGGTGGTGGAATTTGCCGTCAAATTGCCCGGCGGCGAAGAGGGTGAAATGCCGGTCTGGTTACCCGTTGACTCGAAATTTCCACTGGAAGATTACCAGCGTCTCATCGATGCCCGGGAAAGAGGTGAAACACAGGATGCCACGGAAGCGGCCCGCATGCTTGAGGTACGGTTGAAACGCTGTGCACGGGATATCCATGATAAATATCTTAGTCCTCCCCGGACAACTGATTTCGCTGTGATGTATCTCCCGTCGGAAGGGCTTTATGCCGAAACGGTGAGTCGAGCCGATTTGATCGCGGCCATGCAACGCGAATACAGGGTGCTGGTTGCCGGCCCCTCAACCTTCGCCGCCTTGCTGAATAGCCTGCAGATCGGCTTCAGGACCCTGGCCATTCAAAAACGCACAAGTGAAGTCTGGCAGATCCTGTCCGTTGTCAAGACCGAATTCGGTAAATTCGGCGAGATTCTCCAGGGGGTGAAAAAGAAACTGGAACAGGCAACGAACAACATGGATGACGCATTGAAAAAATCACGGATCATTCAGCGCAGGCTCCGTGATGTTCAGAGAATTGACGGGAGCGACAAAGGGCGGGCTGAAGATGAAATCATGGACGATCATGTGGACGATTAA
- a CDS encoding exodeoxyribonuclease V subunit gamma, which yields MFFLTSGDFMAGLHITTSNMMEILAARLADIMTPPLPSPCSPEIVLVGSRGMEKWLSMRLADYHGLCTNVSFQLPRAYLLNLLRDATETDGPSDCYLPDKMTWSIMKWIPKIIDQPGFDAIRHYLESYEMDYSQKLHQLSHRIARVFDQYMAYRPEMLLKWETGSATEGDEVWQAELWRLLREDAKEPHPPALFKLFKEKLKAFHSRSILIPERISMIGISSLPSLWIDVILTLSSLTDVHLFLLNPCREYWSEILSEREREKRQNKGPFGGGDILMDKGNPLLASMGKTGRDFLFAFADIAAEHRDYFVRPGESTALRTIQSDILNLLDRGKGEAPRLECRESDDTIECHACHSPLREVEVLYDRLLSLFENDQQVKPRDILVMTPNIDIYAPFIESVFSHSKEENPKAGDVSIPFGIADGKPMRDNPIIVSFFKILDLAESRFEASRVTALLDRRLVRRAFGIASEEIPLIHRWIKESGIRWGIDEDALIDLGLP from the coding sequence ATGTTCTTTCTCACATCGGGTGACTTTATGGCGGGGCTTCATATTACAACATCCAATATGATGGAAATACTGGCGGCACGTCTGGCAGACATCATGACGCCCCCCCTGCCCTCGCCTTGCTCACCGGAAATTGTCCTTGTCGGCAGTCGGGGCATGGAAAAATGGCTTTCCATGCGACTTGCCGACTACCATGGCCTCTGTACCAATGTATCTTTCCAGCTTCCACGAGCCTATCTTCTCAACCTGCTGAGAGACGCAACGGAAACGGATGGTCCTTCCGATTGTTACCTTCCCGACAAGATGACCTGGAGCATCATGAAATGGATTCCGAAAATAATCGACCAGCCGGGCTTCGATGCCATCAGACATTATCTGGAATCCTACGAGATGGATTATTCTCAAAAACTGCACCAGCTCTCGCATCGTATCGCACGGGTATTCGATCAGTACATGGCCTACCGCCCGGAAATGCTTTTGAAATGGGAAACGGGCAGCGCAACCGAGGGAGATGAGGTTTGGCAGGCAGAACTCTGGCGGCTTTTAAGGGAAGATGCGAAGGAACCACATCCGCCAGCCCTTTTCAAGCTTTTCAAGGAAAAATTAAAAGCATTTCATTCGAGGTCGATCCTTATTCCTGAACGAATATCCATGATCGGCATTTCATCATTGCCGTCCCTTTGGATCGACGTCATATTGACCCTTTCTTCATTAACCGATGTACACCTGTTTCTCCTCAACCCGTGCCGTGAGTACTGGTCGGAAATCCTGTCGGAGCGGGAAAGGGAAAAACGGCAGAACAAAGGGCCATTCGGCGGCGGGGACATATTGATGGACAAGGGCAACCCACTCCTGGCCTCCATGGGGAAAACGGGCAGGGACTTTCTCTTTGCATTCGCCGATATTGCCGCGGAACACCGGGATTATTTTGTGCGTCCGGGTGAATCCACGGCGCTGCGTACCATCCAGTCGGATATCCTGAATCTCCTCGACCGCGGCAAAGGGGAGGCACCTCGCCTGGAATGCAGAGAAAGTGACGACACGATAGAGTGCCATGCCTGTCACAGTCCCCTGCGAGAGGTCGAGGTTCTTTACGATCGACTTCTTTCACTTTTCGAAAACGATCAGCAGGTCAAACCGCGGGATATTCTTGTCATGACCCCGAATATCGATATTTACGCCCCTTTCATTGAATCGGTGTTCAGCCACTCCAAAGAAGAAAATCCGAAAGCCGGTGATGTATCCATACCCTTCGGTATCGCCGACGGTAAGCCCATGCGGGACAATCCGATCATCGTTTCTTTCTTCAAAATTCTGGATCTCGCCGAAAGCCGCTTTGAAGCATCGCGTGTTACGGCCCTTCTTGACAGGCGCCTGGTACGCCGTGCCTTTGGTATCGCATCGGAAGAAATACCTCTGATCCATCGGTGGATCAAGGAGAGCGGTATCCGCTGGGGCATTGACGAGGATGCCCTGATTGATCTCGGTTTGCCTTAA
- a CDS encoding SagB/ThcOx family dehydrogenase: MDKDLIKQCRFFLKDTIRKMIDFSRTDQYLGVPPPPIQKPFSQDAKRIVLPGMKAWQDIGKADFKAIILNRESHRSYLEEALTLGELAFLLWASQGIKERLDEGHALRTVPSAGCRHSLETYLCVLNIDGLERGIYRYLPLEHQLLLLYTDQDLDEKIFEATFNQTYPAVAAVTLIWTTIPYRMEWRYGPASAKVIAIEAGHACQNLYLACEAIGAGACAMAAYDQQAMDHLLHIDGEDEFTLYLASVGRKL; encoded by the coding sequence ATGGATAAAGACCTCATCAAACAGTGCCGATTTTTTCTGAAAGACACGATTCGAAAGATGATCGACTTTTCCAGGACGGATCAGTATCTCGGTGTTCCGCCGCCTCCTATTCAAAAACCTTTTTCCCAAGATGCGAAAAGAATTGTCCTGCCCGGCATGAAAGCATGGCAGGACATCGGAAAGGCCGATTTCAAGGCCATAATTCTCAACAGGGAAAGTCATCGGTCTTATCTGGAGGAGGCTCTTACCCTTGGAGAATTGGCTTTTCTCCTTTGGGCAAGCCAGGGGATAAAGGAGAGACTGGATGAGGGACATGCCCTCCGCACGGTTCCTTCCGCAGGATGCCGCCACAGCCTCGAGACTTATCTTTGCGTATTGAATATCGATGGATTGGAACGCGGGATTTACCGTTATCTTCCTCTTGAGCATCAATTGCTCCTCCTGTACACGGACCAGGATCTGGATGAAAAAATTTTCGAAGCAACTTTCAACCAGACTTATCCGGCGGTGGCCGCCGTTACCTTGATATGGACCACCATTCCATACAGGATGGAGTGGCGCTATGGTCCGGCTTCAGCTAAAGTTATCGCCATTGAGGCGGGTCATGCCTGTCAGAATCTTTATTTGGCCTGTGAAGCAATTGGGGCGGGTGCATGTGCCATGGCCGCTTATGACCAACAGGCCATGGATCACCTTCTTCATATCGACGGTGAAGATGAATTCACCCTGTATCTGGCATCGGTGGGACGAAAATTGTAG